Proteins encoded within one genomic window of Companilactobacillus sp.:
- a CDS encoding NAD(P)-dependent oxidoreductase encodes MKIAVIGATGKTGHLVVEQALKQGYDVTAIVRSPEKLQEDIPVIKRDILDLTKEDIEPFDVVVSCFGVRVGQEQQHIPVNKHFVDIFAGTDTRLIEVGTGANLYTDDSRNKKVLDFLPAMKKQSELLEEAYQVLQDSKDVNWTYLAPPFHYNFDGPATGHYRTGTDYVIVDKKGISEISYADLALALVDEIKNKQFEKQMFTATYE; translated from the coding sequence ATGAAAATTGCTGTAATTGGAGCAACTGGTAAAACTGGACATTTAGTAGTTGAGCAAGCTTTAAAACAGGGCTATGACGTAACTGCCATCGTTCGTTCGCCTGAAAAACTTCAAGAAGATATTCCAGTGATAAAAAGGGATATCTTAGATTTGACTAAAGAGGATATCGAACCATTTGATGTTGTCGTAAGTTGCTTTGGAGTCCGCGTGGGGCAGGAGCAACAGCATATTCCAGTTAATAAACATTTTGTCGACATCTTTGCTGGAACTGACACACGTTTGATCGAGGTCGGAACAGGTGCCAACCTCTATACCGACGATTCCCGCAATAAAAAAGTACTCGACTTTTTACCTGCGATGAAGAAACAGTCAGAATTGCTAGAAGAAGCATACCAAGTTTTGCAAGATAGTAAGGACGTCAATTGGACTTATTTGGCACCGCCATTCCACTATAATTTTGACGGACCTGCAACTGGTCATTATCGGACAGGAACCGACTACGTGATCGTTGATAAAAAAGGAATCTCAGAAATCAGTTATGCTGACTTGGCGCTAGCACTGGTTGATGAAATTAAGAACAAACAATTTGAAAAACAGATGTTTACTGCTACGTATGAATAA
- a CDS encoding M13-type metalloendopeptidase gives MKHRGSILICTAALGILLGLTTTQTANADTVTATDQTTAVQQNQTSDNPDQATTTQTTDTDTTADQTNTSSQQASQQYPGGDWDVDPTTATAQQNFYYFVNGKWQASAEIPADKSSIGVSEEMQNNVTTKMLNDLNSFSNGSKQTGSEQLQQAVDFYQKALETYKQDQSGYQDIKADVNQISEMKDYDDFNQQLANFSESSIPLPFDLEPEVGLKDATKNILMFTAPDTILPDRSYYDNDDDGTIMLSRYSEAASKILNLMGYDDTTASKMVEQTLAFDRKIADYTSDPTNAIDDPDAFYHPMDFQKFVKSFKTLKVGDFAEAVYPSNTDVVDIGDKKFMANFNNLLSKNNFEEVKSWMIVTLLTDNAQLLGKETTSAIAPYIEKYKGVSALPNNQKRAYQLTNDNFEQILSEYYGKTYFGADAKKDATRLIQNILSVYHDRIQNNTWLSDATKQNALDKLAKITLKVAYPESIQDDYQHVKILDDESLYRTVKDLNQATFDAQVRDFDKKVDRSVWSMPSYLVNAQYDPQFNDVTIPAAILQAPFYSTEQTDSENYGGIGATIGHEISHAFDNSGAQFDKDGNLDNWWTKADYAKFQKLTKEMANEWNGIPYAGGTVDGDSTVGENMADNGGLNAALQAAKAEHNFNAKEFFATWAKSWRYKATPTYEKYLLAVDVHAPQPLRATVALQNLDDFFTTYDIKSGDSMWLAPSERVHIW, from the coding sequence TTGAAACATAGGGGAAGCATATTGATCTGTACAGCTGCATTAGGTATTTTGTTGGGTTTAACTACGACTCAAACAGCAAATGCCGATACTGTCACTGCCACTGATCAAACAACGGCAGTTCAACAAAATCAGACGTCAGACAATCCTGATCAGGCAACAACAACTCAGACAACTGACACTGATACAACTGCAGATCAAACAAACACAAGCAGTCAACAAGCATCTCAACAATATCCTGGTGGGGACTGGGACGTTGATCCAACAACTGCTACCGCGCAACAAAATTTCTACTATTTTGTAAACGGAAAATGGCAGGCATCTGCTGAAATTCCAGCTGATAAGTCTTCAATTGGCGTGTCTGAAGAAATGCAAAATAATGTCACGACCAAAATGTTGAACGACTTGAATAGTTTTTCAAACGGCAGCAAGCAAACAGGTTCAGAACAGCTTCAACAAGCAGTTGATTTTTATCAAAAAGCTTTAGAAACCTATAAACAAGACCAGAGTGGCTATCAAGATATTAAAGCTGACGTCAATCAAATTTCAGAAATGAAAGACTATGACGACTTTAATCAACAATTGGCCAATTTTTCAGAATCAAGCATTCCGCTTCCATTTGACCTTGAACCAGAAGTTGGTTTAAAGGATGCCACTAAAAATATTTTGATGTTTACCGCTCCTGATACTATTTTGCCTGACCGTTCTTATTATGATAACGACGATGATGGCACGATCATGCTTTCAAGATATTCAGAAGCAGCTTCAAAAATCCTGAACTTGATGGGCTACGATGATACGACTGCCTCTAAGATGGTAGAACAGACTTTAGCTTTTGACCGTAAGATTGCTGACTATACTTCTGATCCGACAAATGCAATCGATGATCCAGATGCCTTTTATCATCCAATGGATTTCCAAAAATTTGTTAAATCCTTCAAGACTTTGAAGGTGGGAGATTTTGCAGAAGCCGTTTATCCAAGCAATACTGATGTAGTCGATATTGGCGATAAGAAATTTATGGCTAATTTCAACAATTTGCTCAGCAAGAATAATTTCGAAGAGGTTAAGTCATGGATGATCGTGACATTATTGACTGATAACGCACAACTACTAGGGAAGGAAACGACTTCAGCAATTGCTCCTTATATCGAAAAATACAAAGGCGTTTCAGCTTTACCCAACAATCAAAAGCGTGCTTATCAATTAACCAATGATAACTTTGAACAAATTTTGAGCGAGTATTATGGAAAAACTTATTTTGGTGCTGATGCCAAAAAAGATGCAACTAGATTGATTCAAAATATCTTGTCAGTCTATCATGATCGGATTCAAAACAATACCTGGCTAAGCGATGCTACTAAACAAAATGCTTTGGATAAATTAGCTAAGATCACTTTGAAAGTAGCTTATCCAGAAAGCATTCAAGACGATTATCAACACGTTAAAATTTTAGATGATGAAAGCTTGTATCGGACAGTCAAAGACTTGAATCAAGCTACCTTTGATGCCCAAGTTCGTGATTTTGATAAAAAAGTTGATCGGAGCGTTTGGAGCATGCCTAGTTATCTAGTCAATGCTCAATACGACCCACAATTTAATGATGTCACGATTCCAGCTGCTATTTTACAGGCACCATTTTATTCAACTGAACAAACAGATAGTGAAAATTATGGTGGTATTGGTGCCACAATTGGCCATGAAATTTCTCATGCCTTTGATAATTCTGGTGCTCAATTTGATAAAGATGGTAATCTCGATAATTGGTGGACCAAGGCTGATTATGCAAAGTTCCAAAAACTTACTAAAGAAATGGCCAACGAGTGGAATGGCATTCCATATGCCGGTGGAACCGTTGATGGGGATTCAACAGTTGGTGAAAATATGGCTGATAACGGTGGTTTGAATGCTGCTTTACAAGCTGCCAAGGCTGAGCATAATTTCAATGCTAAAGAATTTTTTGCTACATGGGCTAAGAGTTGGCGCTATAAAGCTACACCTACTTATGAAAAATACTTATTAGCCGTTGACGTTCATGCGCCACAACCATTGAGAGCAACAGTCGCTTTGCAGAATCTTGATGATTTCTTTACGACTTACGATATTAAATCTGGAGATTCAATGTGGTTAGCTCCATCCGAACGTGTTCATATTTGGTAA
- a CDS encoding NlpC/P60 family protein: MKTKHKVIIFSNLVLAGLSVAMMQNNAKADTTDSAVQTAQVQATASNDADQTAQATTATVQPQTKAAQVSAQADQATQANTQAGGVGATDQPISTPVVNGVVTTGDSLASLYDGDGNQLTISLQPKTDWITDQKLSTQAGNTYYRVSNNAYVNGSNVSLNYGKAENGVVRVKDWGAKTSNRSDSGFKDSGLANLDPNSTWQYGRTDTVNGISYWEVGNNLWINSFDATTTPVYSNPAGYFPISNTQIQPDGQPGYWLYNGVEGIKTYKVRQYFGLGNGHTEYDGATINAVRRFQANAGLPVTGQTDLATWEAMGFSEADWYGIDSYVAPLQTGINSTRSDHIEAMINQAFKYVGQPWVSGAASSPAYGVDCSGLVTQAMYASGISPLPVSAIQHAQPGNEWNSRYMWNDTAHLPHIAASQRQRGDLVFFTDPSTGIIWHVGILLDANTMIDSWPGYVGTSSIYTGYKGNIAGFARVFG; encoded by the coding sequence ATGAAAACTAAACATAAAGTAATTATTTTTAGCAACCTAGTTCTTGCTGGACTTTCAGTTGCCATGATGCAAAACAATGCCAAGGCTGACACTACTGACTCAGCTGTTCAAACTGCTCAAGTTCAAGCTACTGCAAGTAATGATGCTGATCAAACAGCACAAGCTACTACTGCAACAGTTCAACCACAAACAAAGGCTGCTCAAGTATCTGCACAAGCAGACCAAGCCACTCAAGCTAACACACAGGCTGGTGGCGTTGGTGCAACTGATCAACCAATTAGTACACCTGTCGTAAATGGTGTTGTAACAACTGGCGATTCATTGGCTAGCTTATACGATGGCGATGGCAATCAATTAACTATCAGTCTTCAACCAAAGACAGACTGGATCACTGACCAAAAGCTTTCAACACAAGCTGGTAATACTTATTATCGTGTAAGTAACAATGCTTATGTTAATGGTAGCAATGTTTCATTAAACTATGGTAAAGCTGAAAACGGCGTGGTTAGAGTAAAGGATTGGGGAGCAAAGACTTCAAACCGTTCTGATTCAGGATTTAAAGACAGCGGTTTGGCTAACTTAGATCCAAATTCAACCTGGCAATATGGTCGTACAGATACAGTAAATGGAATTTCTTATTGGGAAGTTGGTAATAACCTCTGGATCAATTCATTTGATGCCACAACCACTCCAGTTTATTCAAATCCTGCTGGCTATTTCCCAATCTCTAATACACAAATTCAACCTGATGGACAACCTGGATACTGGTTATACAACGGCGTTGAAGGAATCAAGACTTACAAAGTTAGACAATATTTCGGTTTAGGTAATGGTCATACAGAGTATGACGGTGCCACAATCAATGCGGTTAGACGTTTTCAAGCTAATGCAGGACTTCCTGTAACTGGTCAAACCGACTTGGCAACTTGGGAAGCAATGGGCTTTTCTGAAGCAGATTGGTATGGAATCGATTCATACGTTGCACCGCTTCAAACAGGCATCAACAGTACACGTTCTGATCATATCGAAGCAATGATCAACCAAGCCTTCAAGTATGTTGGTCAACCTTGGGTATCAGGAGCAGCTAGTTCACCTGCTTATGGTGTTGACTGTTCAGGATTAGTTACACAAGCAATGTACGCTTCAGGTATCTCACCACTTCCAGTTTCAGCAATTCAACACGCTCAACCAGGAAATGAGTGGAACAGTCGTTACATGTGGAATGATACAGCACACTTACCACATATTGCTGCATCACAAAGACAACGTGGAGATTTAGTATTCTTCACAGATCCTTCAACAGGAATTATTTGGCACGTTGGTATTTTACTAGATGCCAATACCATGATCGATTCATGGCCTGGATATGTTGGAACATCATCAATTTATACAGGATACAAAGGTAACATCGCCGGATTCGCAAGAGTATTCGGATAA